One genomic window of Clostridium taeniosporum includes the following:
- a CDS encoding exonuclease domain-containing protein: protein MNFVAIDFETANEKRNSPCSIGIVVVKDGEITEKIHHLIKPKEMRFMPINIGIHGIRPGMVKDELEFNKVWEKIKHYFNNNLVIAHNASFDISVLRRTLELYNIEMPSFQYICTMKLSKNFYSNIDNARLNTVNKFLGYEFMHHDALADALACSNILFNISEELNSKHINEISKLLGVTLGYVNESGYKPSSTKGKILKKSNRQASTENIMANFNFTAFEDEVVVFTGGLASMTRDEATRLVRKLSGTVGSSVTRKTTCIVTNTKDIDDLQKEEMSNKLKKAVDLKKKGQDIKFLNEETFLKRCTEKLI, encoded by the coding sequence ATGAACTTTGTAGCTATAGATTTTGAAACTGCTAATGAAAAAAGAAATAGTCCATGTTCTATAGGAATTGTTGTTGTAAAAGATGGTGAGATTACAGAAAAGATACATCACTTAATAAAACCTAAGGAAATGAGATTTATGCCAATAAATATTGGAATCCATGGAATAAGGCCTGGTATGGTTAAAGATGAGTTAGAGTTTAATAAGGTGTGGGAAAAAATTAAACATTATTTTAATAATAATTTAGTAATAGCTCATAACGCATCATTTGATATATCTGTATTAAGAAGGACATTAGAACTTTATAACATAGAAATGCCTAGTTTTCAATATATATGTACAATGAAGCTTTCTAAAAATTTTTATAGTAATATTGACAATGCAAGATTAAATACAGTAAATAAATTTCTAGGATATGAATTTATGCATCATGATGCTTTGGCAGATGCATTAGCATGTAGTAATATTTTATTTAATATATCAGAAGAATTGAACTCAAAACATATTAATGAAATATCAAAATTACTAGGAGTAACGTTAGGATATGTAAATGAAAGTGGGTATAAACCATCTTCAACTAAAGGAAAGATCTTAAAAAAATCTAATAGACAAGCTTCAACTGAAAATATAATGGCGAATTTTAATTTTACTGCATTTGAAGATGAAGTTGTTGTATTTACAGGTGGACTAGCTTCTATGACAAGAGATGAAGCAACAAGATTAGTTAGAAAACTTAGTGGAACTGTTGGAAGTTCTGTAACAAGAAAAACAACATGTATAGTAACTAATACAAAAGATATAGATGATTTACAGAAAGAAGAAATGAGCAACAAGCTAAAAAAAGCTGTAGATTTAAAGAAAAAAGGACAAGATATAAAATTTCTAAATGAAGAAACATTTTTAAAAAGATGTACAGAAAAATTAATTTAA